The Podospora pseudocomata strain CBS 415.72m chromosome 1 map unlocalized CBS415.72m_1, whole genome shotgun sequence genome has a segment encoding these proteins:
- the CRE1 gene encoding carbon catabolite repressor protein (EggNog:ENOG503NX08; COG:K): protein MQRTQSAVDFSSLLNPETTTERDQLSPQRQTQTQTQTQTPAVDVEMSVGLLRPNGPLPTGAQSADSTNELPRPYKCTMCDKAFHRLEHQTRHIRTHTGEKPHACHHPGCSKRFSRSDELTRHSRIHNNPNSRRGNKGHQHAGLVHRLQPDVMPPPQPKTIRSAPPTAISSPNVSPPHYHSYNFSPQPTLSPYHRNALGSQSGPDIQMLARAVGQVERDKMAPYGSRHAHFYGNGIATSRNPLMAGPSLHAYHISRPTHSHDDDDHYHNYRHAKRSRPNSPNSTAPSSPTFSHNSLSPTPDHTPLATPAHSPRLRPFGTELAPFRNLSLHSQVPALAPLEPQPEGQQFSQPPAQAPSRSGISLTDVINRPDGARKLPLPRMSVSDMLTPSDGYSLSGRNSTANSVAGDFL, encoded by the coding sequence ATGCAACGAACGCAATCTGCAGTGGACTTTTCCAGTCTACTGAACCCGGAGACAACAACAGAGAGGGACCAGCTTTCTCCCCAACGGCAGACGCAAACGCAAACGCAAACGCAGACTCCCGCCGTCGACGTCGAGATGTCTGTTGGATTGCTCCGTCCAAATGGGCCTTTGCCCACGGGCGCTCAGTCGGCTGACAGCACGAATGAGCTCCCCCGTCCTTACAAATGCACCATGTGTGACAAGGCTTTCCACCGCCTCGAGCACCAGACCCGTCACATCCGGACGCACACGGGCGAGAAGCCACACGcctgccaccacccaggCTGCAGCAAGAGGTTCTCGCGCTCAGATGAACTAACGAGGCACTCGAGGAtacacaacaaccccaactccaGGAGAGGGAACAAGGGACATCAGCACGCTGGTCTGGTTCACAGACTGCAGCCTGATGTCATGCCTCCACCGCAGCCCAAGACGATTCGCTCGGCTCCCCCGACCGCGATCTCTTCTCCCAATGTCTCGCCTCCTCATTACCACTCGTACAACTTCTCCCCTCAGCCTACGCTGAGCCCATACCACCGCAATGCTCTTGGTAGCCAGAGCGGTCCCGACATTCAGATGCTGGCGAGAGCTGTTGGTCAAGTCGAGCGGGACAAGATGGCCCCTTACGGCTCAAGACATGCTCACTTCTACGGCAACGGCATTGCCACATCAAGGAATCCCCTGATGGCCGGCCCTTCGCTGCATGCCTACCATATTTCTCGGCCCACTCACTCccacgatgacgacgaccatTATCACAATTACAGACACGCTAAGAGGTCGAGACCTAACTCGCCTAACTCCAccgctccttcttctcccacgTTTTCTCACAATTCACTCTCGCCAACTCCCGACCACACACCACTTGCCACGCCTGCCCACTCTCCGCGTCTCCGGCCGTTTGGAACCGAGCTCGCGCCGTTTCGCAATCTTTCTTTGCATAGCCAAGTTCCAGCGCTTGCTCCCCTTGAGCCGCAACCCGAAGGTCAGCAGTTCTCGCAGCCACCCGCGCAAGCGCCATCTCGCAGCGGCATTTCCTTGACCGACGTGATCAACCGTCCAGATGGAGCTCGCAAACTTCCACTTCCAAGGATGAGTGTCAGCGACATGCTCACGCCAAGTGATGGCTACAGCCTCAGTGGCAGAAACTCGACCGCCAACAGCGTTGCTGGAGATTTTTTGTAA
- a CDS encoding uncharacterized protein (COG:L; EggNog:ENOG503P2WA), which yields MMDTIHGSSLDLSSIHRLPTVSAAQVLEDFEGTQNRHISTGLPVLDASNGIQKGSVTEIWGPPGVGKTAFGIQLTANCLREGGGVVWSGLGSLLWSGTYTDADGFHRMSIERLHQVVDLNSEDGQIQPLDKFVHYSCPTLVHLIALLCRPTASCIPEWTSLIVVDSLSALVNHDVLKNTDLRQGPQTKHKDTRERRIQALHYILSNLQKLAATRDVAIVILTQCATKMQAERGATLVPAINASVWRQGIVSRIALFRDRLQNDFETSTALRFAFIQKLNGVDKHADDAAALCGFHIEAAGLVPVEYDQASSPLRTMSTPAGVQKRKLGDTGFEIADSEDEGDDDEDYGWDLEPDALPPMPSQWQGSEDILLTREPESNADLLDEGVQGESDDGKDPESTLVINDSEDDDDETENNDDDDGKDVDKHENVDDRVS from the exons ATGATGGATACAATCCATGGCTCAAGCCTTGACCTTTCCTCAATCC ACCGTCTTCCTACCGTGTCTGCTGCACAGGTCCTGGAAGACTTTGAAGGGACCCAGAACCGCCACATCTCCACCGGCCTTCCAGTTCTCGATGCCTCAAATGGCATCCAGAAGGGCAGTGTGACGGAAATATGGGGGCCCCCGGGCGTGGGAAAGACAGCATTCGg AATCCAGCTCACTGCTAACTGCCTTCGCGAAGGCGGCGGAGTCGTCTGG TCGGGCCTTGGCAGTCTCTTGTGGTCAGGCACTTATACGGATGCAGATGGCTTTCACCGGATGTCCATTGAGCGGTTGCACCAGGTCGTGGACTTGAACTCTGAGGATGGGCAGATCCAACCATTAGACAAGTTTGTTCACTATAGCTGCCCGACCTTGGTTCATCTCATAGCCCTGCTATGTCGGCCCACGGCGTCTTGTATCCCAGAGTGGACATCATTGATTGTTGTTGATTCCCTTTCAGCGTTGGTAAACCATGACGTCCTCAAGAATACAGACCTGAGGCAGGGCCCTCAGACGAAGCATAAAGATACCCGAG AACGCAGAATACAGGCACTTCACTATATTTTGAGCAACCTTCAAAAGCTGGCAGCAACCCGGGATGTGGCTATTGTCATCCTCACGCAGTGCGCCACAAAGATGCAGGCGGAACGCGGTGCAACCTTGGTTCCCGCCATCAATGCAAGCGTCTGGAGACAAGGTATTGTCTCGAGGATCGCACTGTTCAGAGACCGGCTTCAAAATGACTTCGAGACTTCCACTGCTCTGCGCTTTGCGTTCATCCAGAAGCTGAACGGAGTTGACAAGCATGCGGATGATGCAGCCGCACTCTGCGGGTTCCATATTGAGGCA GCCGGTTTGGTTCCGGTGGAGTACGACCAGGCTTCAAGCCCCTTGAGGACGATGTCAACGCCAGCAGGTGTCCAAAAACGCAAGCTTGGGGATACCGGCTTCGAGATCGCCGacagcgaggacgagggtgacgatgatgaagattACGGTTGGGACCTAGAGCCAGATGCCCTCCCACCTATGCCCTCGCAATGGCAAGGCAGCGAGGACATTCTGCTCACTCGGGAGCCGGAGAGCAATGCGGATCTGCTTGATGAGGGCGTACAAGGGGAATCAGACGATGGCAAGGACCCAGAATCAACGCTGGTTATCAACGAtagcgaggatgatgacgacgagacTGAAaacaatgatgatgatgacgggaagGACGTCGACAAGCATGAAAATGTCGACGACCGCGTATCATAA